In Polaribacter sp. Hel_I_88, the following proteins share a genomic window:
- a CDS encoding helix-turn-helix domain-containing protein → MKKEDKERSDRVIKIFKETGLNQRQFSEILGISQQLVSAVVNYTKKPNEAILLAIIDKIENIDPMWLLTGVGEQKDNYAPKEVESPIELHIKNIVKKEFEELSQDILQKLSNIEDSVKNSN, encoded by the coding sequence ATGAAAAAAGAAGATAAAGAAAGATCAGACAGAGTAATAAAGATTTTTAAAGAAACTGGATTAAATCAAAGGCAGTTTTCGGAAATCTTAGGGATCTCTCAGCAGTTAGTTAGTGCAGTTGTAAACTACACTAAAAAACCAAACGAAGCCATATTACTCGCTATAATAGATAAGATAGAGAACATAGATCCAATGTGGTTATTAACTGGTGTTGGAGAACAAAAAGATAACTATGCCCCCAAAGAAGTTGAATCCCCTATAGAACTTCATATAAAAAACATAGTTAAAAAAGAATTTGAGGAATTGTCTCAAGACATCCTTCAAAAATTATCAAATATTGAGGATTCTGTTAAGAACTCTAATTAA
- a CDS encoding LytTR family DNA-binding domain-containing protein, with the protein MSKITSFVVDDIPEALEMLCNDIERYHPSIEIIGRAASVVEASKLLQKQQPDILFLDIMLGDGTGFDILEIVPNLNAKIIFVTASDEYAIKAFKFAAIDYILKPYAIEELSTAIEKAKNQIQPKKDQLKVLKQLVTEPNNKPERLSLHTSEKIIVVDIKDIIRCKADNNYTTFYLKDTSKILVSKTLKYYADILKEINFLRVHQSHLVNKNYIKEFIKSDGGYLLLNDSSNIPVSSRKKSEIIEALKNK; encoded by the coding sequence ATGAGTAAAATTACATCATTTGTGGTAGATGATATTCCAGAAGCATTAGAAATGTTATGCAATGATATTGAAAGGTATCATCCATCCATAGAAATCATAGGAAGAGCTGCAAGTGTTGTAGAAGCTTCTAAGTTATTACAAAAGCAACAGCCAGATATTTTGTTTTTAGATATTATGTTAGGAGATGGCACTGGATTTGATATTTTAGAAATTGTACCAAACTTAAACGCTAAAATAATATTTGTAACAGCAAGTGATGAATATGCTATTAAAGCTTTTAAATTCGCTGCTATTGATTATATCTTAAAGCCCTATGCTATTGAGGAATTATCGACTGCCATAGAGAAAGCTAAAAATCAAATTCAACCAAAAAAAGATCAATTAAAAGTCTTAAAACAATTAGTTACAGAACCTAACAATAAACCAGAAAGGCTTTCATTACATACTTCAGAAAAAATTATCGTAGTAGATATAAAAGATATTATTCGTTGTAAAGCCGATAATAACTACACCACGTTTTATCTAAAAGATACATCAAAAATTCTAGTATCAAAAACATTAAAATATTATGCAGATATTCTTAAAGAAATTAATTTTTTAAGAGTTCATCAAAGTCATTTAGTAAATAAAAACTATATCAAAGAATTTATAAAGTCTGATGGAGGTTATTTATTATTAAATGATTCTTCAAATATCCCAGTATCTTCAAGGAAAAAGAGTGAAATTATAGAAGCTTTAAAAAATAAATAA